The Candidatus Woesearchaeota archaeon genome window below encodes:
- a CDS encoding radical SAM protein, giving the protein MTSENKEDKNEIVLDGHKLMYHQDRVKEWLDGKRIAPITIDMALTQGCNYKCVYCYGQLQDNQGYVLNNKVLSRFAGDVEELGVRGISLISDGESTCSPHFYNFIQDIKSRNIDIAVGTNGVLLKEDKLKEMLSALTYLRFNISAGESKRYAEIMGCKEKDFERIKEIIKESVKIKKANDLEVTIGLQMVLMPSFKDQIIPLTKLGRDLNVDYLVIKHCSDDEDNSLGVDYSKYDNLVDLLKEAETYSTKDYLVKAKWSKILSQGKREYIQCYGPPFMVQISGSGLVAPCGMLFNEKYKKFHIGNIAEKSFKEIWNSDKYWEVMKYIGSENFDARSDCGHLCLQHKLNEYLWGLKKEKTRLNPINPEKKPMHINFV; this is encoded by the coding sequence AAGAGGATAAAAATGAAATTGTATTAGATGGGCATAAATTAATGTATCATCAAGATAGAGTTAAAGAATGGTTGGATGGGAAAAGAATCGCTCCAATTACTATAGATATGGCTTTAACACAAGGATGTAATTATAAATGTGTTTATTGTTATGGCCAATTGCAAGACAATCAAGGCTATGTACTAAACAATAAAGTTCTTTCAAGATTTGCTGGAGATGTAGAAGAGCTAGGTGTTAGAGGCATAAGTCTTATAAGTGATGGTGAGAGTACTTGTTCCCCTCATTTTTATAATTTTATTCAAGATATTAAAAGCAGGAATATAGATATCGCTGTTGGAACTAATGGTGTATTGCTAAAAGAAGATAAACTTAAAGAAATGCTTTCTGCATTAACTTACTTAAGATTTAATATTTCTGCAGGAGAATCAAAAAGATATGCTGAGATTATGGGTTGTAAAGAAAAAGATTTTGAGAGAATTAAAGAAATAATTAAAGAGAGCGTGAAAATTAAAAAAGCTAATGATTTGGAAGTAACTATTGGACTTCAAATGGTTTTAATGCCTTCTTTTAAAGACCAGATAATTCCTTTAACCAAATTGGGTAGAGATCTTAATGTAGACTATTTGGTAATAAAACATTGTAGCGATGATGAAGATAATAGTTTGGGTGTAGACTATTCAAAATATGATAATCTAGTGGATTTATTAAAAGAAGCTGAAACTTATTCTACAAAAGATTATTTAGTTAAAGCAAAGTGGTCCAAAATATTGAGTCAAGGTAAAAGAGAGTATATCCAATGTTATGGCCCTCCATTTATGGTTCAGATTTCAGGCTCAGGTTTAGTTGCACCATGTGGGATGCTTTTTAATGAAAAATATAAAAAATTTCATATTGGAAATATTGCTGAAAAATCATTTAAAGAAATTTGGAATAGTGATAAATATTGGGAAGTTATGAAGTATATAGGTTCTGAAAATTTTGATGCAAGAAGCGATTGTGGACATTTATGTCTACAACATAAATTAAATGAATATTTATGGGGTTTGAAAAAAGAAAAAACTAGATTAAATCCTATAAATCCTGAAAAAAAGCCAATGCATATTAATTTTGTTTAA
- a CDS encoding radical SAM protein, whose amino-acid sequence MKNLKDYNQNNIFWKDFVNLPGNPYKLDKGLDDFKCLFLFPTKKGDFSKDYYPNPLGNMASLVRMNKGEAEISIQDINEYTSEKFKGYDLIAFYPMVASLSKMTEMSDKIKKDNPNSKICFFNSDQHQHEMLLCNPTAKEFGIKMMEKHSSIDYVLVGEAEKSFIDLCDKLNNKKDNFENLASCLYRKEGKIQISKNSIKPVDFKYLPFQSRDFLETTISSEGINLSSPRIQSSRGCVSGCYYCTESSANITPGGRKIPLLMRDIDKFVDEIELLYQNYGVVFFNVIDSSFEGSGSAGIRRMSQFFDEIKERNIQASFKVHLRAETVKKLDDLYLDNLKESGVDIIGLGPESCLEKELKSYKKIATIEESVNSMQRLRKEDKFFVIPGYIMFTPILELDDLPKKLDFLKKIGYGWDYLNLANNILVFPGTKYHEFLKSKDLVVETAELAPLIKYKFEDSRVEDVAKAINNLKIICPETIKTHNLIYDSMNIVSRFKNKMNKHLKQNEKAFYDFKASLDKILNEVQETYSSFFMNSIDLARAGMQERKLDLITQDITNKFPAFMKRTDDNIKKFISDCEDKNLSTSKLYLKTWMSLVYTQENTTGGKINGK is encoded by the coding sequence ATGAAAAATCTAAAAGATTATAACCAAAATAATATATTTTGGAAGGATTTTGTAAATCTTCCTGGAAACCCTTATAAGTTGGATAAAGGTTTGGATGATTTTAAATGTTTATTCTTATTTCCTACTAAGAAGGGCGATTTTTCCAAAGACTATTATCCTAATCCCCTAGGAAATATGGCTTCATTAGTTAGAATGAATAAAGGCGAAGCAGAAATTTCTATTCAAGATATTAATGAATATACTTCTGAAAAATTCAAAGGATATGACTTAATAGCCTTTTATCCGATGGTTGCTTCTTTGTCTAAAATGACTGAAATGTCAGATAAAATAAAAAAAGATAATCCTAATTCAAAAATCTGTTTTTTTAATTCAGATCAACATCAACATGAAATGCTTTTATGCAATCCAACTGCAAAAGAATTTGGAATTAAAATGATGGAGAAGCATTCTTCAATAGACTATGTTTTAGTTGGTGAAGCTGAAAAATCATTTATTGATTTGTGTGATAAATTAAATAATAAAAAAGATAATTTTGAAAATCTTGCATCTTGCTTGTATAGAAAAGAAGGAAAAATTCAGATTTCAAAAAATTCAATTAAACCTGTTGATTTTAAATATTTACCTTTTCAATCAAGAGACTTTCTTGAAACAACTATTTCTTCTGAGGGAATTAATTTAAGCTCTCCAAGAATCCAGTCAAGTAGAGGTTGTGTATCTGGATGTTATTATTGTACTGAATCTAGTGCAAATATTACACCGGGAGGTAGAAAGATTCCTTTGTTGATGAGAGATATAGATAAATTTGTTGATGAAATTGAATTATTGTATCAAAACTATGGTGTTGTATTTTTTAATGTTATAGATAGTTCATTTGAAGGTTCTGGAAGTGCAGGAATTAGAAGAATGAGTCAATTTTTTGATGAAATAAAAGAAAGAAATATTCAGGCTTCATTTAAAGTGCATTTAAGAGCTGAAACTGTTAAAAAGTTGGATGATTTATATTTAGATAATTTAAAAGAATCAGGTGTTGATATTATTGGGCTTGGACCGGAATCTTGTTTAGAAAAAGAATTAAAATCTTATAAAAAAATAGCAACTATAGAAGAAAGTGTAAATAGTATGCAAAGACTGAGAAAAGAGGATAAATTCTTTGTTATCCCGGGATATATTATGTTTACACCCATTTTGGAATTAGATGACCTTCCTAAGAAATTAGATTTCTTAAAAAAAATAGGTTATGGATGGGATTATTTAAATTTAGCAAATAATATTCTTGTTTTTCCCGGGACAAAATATCATGAATTTCTTAAATCTAAAGACTTGGTTGTTGAAACTGCTGAATTAGCCCCATTAATAAAATATAAATTTGAAGATTCAAGAGTTGAAGATGTTGCAAAAGCAATTAATAATCTCAAAATAATCTGTCCAGAAACCATAAAAACACATAATTTAATTTATGACTCTATGAATATAGTAAGCAGATTTAAAAATAAGATGAATAAACATCTTAAACAAAATGAAAAAGCATTCTATGATTTTAAAGCGAGTTTAGATAAAATCTTAAATGAAGTTCAAGAAACTTATAGTTCATTTTTTATGAATTCTATTGATTTAGCTAGAGCTGGAATGCAAGAAAGGAAATTAGACTTAATTACTCAAGATATAACAAATAAATTTCCTGCATTTATGAAAAGAACAGATGATAATATAAAGAAGTTTATTTCTGACTGCGAGGATAAAAATCTTTCAACAAGTAAATTATATTTGAAAACTTGGATGTCTTTAGTTTATACTCAAGAAAATACAACCGGTGGAAAAATTAATGGGAAATGA
- a CDS encoding NADH:flavin oxidoreductase: MGNELWNQPTKLGKYELKNKIVYPPIGRSWGDLNGNITNRVYSCYKNLAEGGCGMIVVEGTTVSPDGKGSKRTLGLYNQTHLDGLKKISNVIKQNKCLASIQLLHAGGQANPIFTGYEPKSPSKMDKTMTGTGYASRELTVEEIKEILNHFVDSALLADKAGFQAVELHLAHGYLLHEFLSEHTNKRNDNYGGNLENRMRLITEIISEIKKNSNILIGVRISGEDYIPDGINKKVNKEILPILEKVGVEYFSVTAGIYETSKIKHLALKEGKFFEYSKDIKKMINKPVISVGKILDLNQAEKHLQNEDCDLVAIGRGLIADPHMINKFMKGENYNFCLECDGCRYLAMGKESLECPFDEDLENRLE, translated from the coding sequence ATGGGAAATGAACTTTGGAATCAACCAACTAAATTAGGGAAGTATGAATTGAAGAATAAAATAGTCTATCCTCCTATAGGAAGAAGTTGGGGGGATTTAAATGGAAATATCACAAATAGAGTATATTCTTGTTACAAAAATTTAGCAGAAGGTGGCTGTGGTATGATTGTTGTTGAAGGTACTACGGTTTCTCCTGATGGAAAAGGATCCAAACGAACCTTGGGATTATATAATCAAACTCATTTAGACGGGTTAAAAAAAATATCTAATGTGATAAAACAAAATAAATGTCTTGCTTCAATCCAATTATTACACGCTGGAGGTCAAGCTAATCCTATATTTACAGGTTATGAACCTAAATCACCATCTAAAATGGACAAAACTATGACTGGAACAGGATATGCTTCAAGAGAATTAACAGTTGAAGAAATAAAAGAAATACTTAACCATTTTGTTGATTCAGCATTGCTTGCTGATAAAGCAGGATTTCAGGCAGTAGAATTACATCTGGCACATGGTTATCTTTTACACGAATTTCTTTCTGAACACACTAATAAACGAAATGATAATTATGGTGGAAATTTAGAAAATAGAATGAGACTAATAACTGAAATTATTTCTGAAATTAAAAAGAATTCCAATATTCTAATAGGTGTTAGAATTTCTGGAGAGGATTATATTCCTGATGGTATAAATAAAAAAGTAAATAAAGAAATTTTACCTATATTAGAAAAAGTAGGTGTTGAGTATTTTAGTGTAACTGCAGGTATTTATGAAACAAGCAAGATAAAACATCTAGCATTAAAAGAAGGAAAATTCTTTGAATATTCTAAGGATATTAAAAAAATGATAAATAAGCCTGTAATAAGTGTTGGAAAGATTTTGGATTTGAATCAAGCTGAAAAACACTTACAAAATGAAGATTGCGACTTAGTTGCGATAGGTAGAGGTTTAATTGCTGATCCCCATATGATTAACAAATTTATGAAAGGAGAAAATTATAATTTTTGCTTAGAGTGTGATGGATGCAGATATTTAGCTATGGGCAAAGAAAGTTTGGAATGCCCGTTTGATGAAGATTTGGAGAATAGATTGGAATGA
- a CDS encoding SDR family oxidoreductase, with the protein MKLENKVAIITGGSGGIGSEIAKSFLEEGAQVIITYRSEEKVKKILRDLKEHYKSGRLDCVPLDITKEKEIKEVIEYVSERNTGIDILVNAAATQLPIGEFKDLKTEDILNGIQTNFTGTILFCKYALPYLTESKNGKIINFSGGGSLYPRPNFSIYGAMKTAIIRFSETLAEEVRRYNIDINVIAPGAINTNMVDEIIKAGNLAGSNELKKAKEIQQGNGNSPQVVADLAVFLASEESKGITGKLISAPYDNWRSLNKESSSLYTLRRIDGKNYFEGKND; encoded by the coding sequence ATGAAATTAGAAAATAAGGTTGCAATTATAACTGGTGGAAGTGGTGGAATTGGTAGCGAGATTGCTAAAAGTTTTTTAGAAGAAGGTGCCCAGGTAATTATTACTTATAGGTCTGAAGAAAAAGTAAAAAAAATTTTAAGAGATTTAAAAGAGCATTACAAATCAGGTCGTCTTGATTGTGTTCCCTTGGATATTACTAAAGAAAAAGAAATTAAAGAGGTAATCGAATATGTTTCTGAAAGAAATACTGGAATTGATATTTTAGTTAATGCTGCTGCAACTCAACTTCCTATTGGAGAATTTAAGGATTTAAAAACTGAAGATATTCTAAATGGGATTCAAACTAATTTTACAGGTACAATTTTATTTTGTAAATATGCTTTACCTTATTTAACTGAAAGCAAAAATGGTAAAATAATTAATTTTTCTGGTGGAGGTTCTTTATACCCTCGACCTAATTTTTCTATATATGGTGCCATGAAAACAGCAATTATTAGATTTAGTGAAACTTTAGCTGAGGAAGTAAGAAGATATAATATTGATATTAATGTTATTGCACCTGGTGCCATAAATACTAATATGGTTGATGAAATTATAAAAGCAGGAAATTTAGCGGGTTCAAATGAATTAAAAAAAGCAAAAGAGATTCAACAAGGTAATGGCAATTCTCCTCAAGTAGTCGCAGATTTAGCTGTATTCTTAGCCTCTGAAGAATCTAAAGGTATTACAGGTAAGTTAATTAGTGCACCCTATGATAATTGGAGATCTTTGAATAAAGAAAGTTCTTCGCTATACACTTTAAGAAGGATAGATGGTAAAAACTATTTTGAGGGAAAAAATGACTGA
- a CDS encoding glycosyltransferase family 9 protein, translating to MTENLIIKSSYSKLVNGSLKSNYGDLIISTVLTNCIGDEFIWFTNKDSKQLLKYFIDEKRIITSLDELSNIKKDFNFNKIYNIDNYVCNQSLFEKIKGVWKGYIWDGMDLKPENAIINSRTPYVSMTTKKSLQETLVEGMGFKWEKQDYPLPKLKAEEKFDIGLNYGVQKEWTSKQWSMENWENLAKILEKEFTVSWQQGLNNFDEYINWLNSCKLIISCETLGLHLASALRKKVITLSGPIENKEYPYDRLTLIKPFPKGCMPCDSPTCVTNENCLNEITPELVKKKVLEII from the coding sequence ATGACTGAAAATTTAATAATTAAAAGTTCATATTCTAAATTAGTAAATGGAAGTCTAAAATCTAATTATGGTGATTTAATAATAAGTACTGTATTAACTAACTGTATTGGTGATGAATTTATTTGGTTTACTAATAAAGATTCTAAACAATTATTAAAATATTTTATTGATGAAAAAAGGATAATTACTAGTTTAGATGAATTATCTAATATAAAAAAGGATTTTAATTTTAATAAAATTTATAATATTGATAACTATGTTTGTAATCAAAGTTTATTTGAAAAAATAAAAGGTGTTTGGAAAGGTTATATTTGGGATGGGATGGATTTAAAACCTGAAAATGCAATAATCAATTCTAGAACACCTTATGTTTCAATGACCACTAAAAAATCTTTACAAGAAACATTAGTAGAGGGGATGGGATTTAAGTGGGAAAAACAAGACTATCCTCTGCCTAAATTAAAAGCTGAAGAAAAGTTTGACATAGGATTAAATTATGGTGTTCAGAAAGAATGGACGTCTAAGCAGTGGTCAATGGAAAACTGGGAAAATCTTGCAAAAATACTTGAAAAAGAGTTTACTGTTTCATGGCAGCAAGGTTTAAATAATTTTGATGAATATATAAATTGGTTAAATTCGTGTAAATTAATCATAAGCTGTGAAACTTTGGGATTGCATTTAGCATCTGCATTGAGGAAAAAAGTAATTACTCTTTCAGGGCCAATAGAAAATAAAGAATATCCATATGATAGGTTAACTTTAATAAAACCTTTTCCAAAGGGTTGTATGCCTTGTGATTCACCTACGTGTGTAACTAATGAAAATTGTTTAAATGAGATAACACCTGAGCTAGTAAAAAAGAAAGTTTTAGAAATAATTTAA
- a CDS encoding radical SAM/SPASM domain-containing protein, which translates to MKESLIKIPEEYTYIAAFLTLRCNLSCEFCLNAFDGDFSRKREEISGEEWVKALNKLEPKKDIPITLSGGEPALHQDFIYIINNLKKELNIDILTNLYWDEKRFDKFIKNVDPNRLKRDSPYASIRASYHPSQMDIFKLVKNAKRLQDAGFSVGIWSVLYPSPEQLGKINEAQFVCKNEGIDFRLKEFVGIYKNEEYGNFSKYKNSAFQESSKDCLCRIKELIIGPNGSVYKCHRDLYAKENELIKIKDKNFNVEYKFRECNQYGQCHPCDVKVKTNSKQNLGYCSVEINDIN; encoded by the coding sequence ATGAAAGAGAGTTTAATAAAAATACCTGAAGAGTATACTTATATAGCTGCATTTCTAACTTTAAGATGTAATTTAAGTTGTGAATTTTGTTTAAATGCGTTTGATGGAGATTTTAGTAGAAAAAGAGAAGAGATTTCCGGTGAAGAATGGGTTAAAGCATTAAATAAATTGGAACCTAAAAAAGATATCCCTATTACTTTAAGTGGCGGGGAACCTGCATTACACCAAGATTTTATTTATATTATAAATAATTTAAAAAAAGAACTAAATATAGATATTTTAACGAATTTGTATTGGGATGAAAAAAGATTTGATAAGTTTATAAAAAATGTTGATCCGAACAGACTGAAAAGAGATTCTCCTTACGCTTCTATACGTGCAAGTTATCATCCTAGTCAGATGGATATATTTAAACTTGTAAAAAATGCAAAGAGATTGCAAGATGCAGGATTTAGTGTGGGAATATGGTCTGTATTATATCCTAGTCCTGAACAATTAGGCAAAATAAATGAAGCTCAATTTGTTTGTAAGAATGAAGGAATAGATTTTAGATTGAAAGAATTTGTTGGAATTTATAAAAATGAAGAGTATGGAAACTTTTCTAAGTATAAAAATTCAGCATTTCAAGAAAGTTCTAAAGATTGTCTTTGTAGAATTAAGGAATTAATAATTGGGCCAAATGGAAGTGTTTACAAATGTCATAGAGATTTGTATGCTAAAGAAAATGAGCTTATAAAAATAAAAGATAAAAATTTCAATGTAGAATATAAATTTAGAGAGTGTAACCAATATGGGCAATGTCATCCTTGTGATGTTAAAGTAAAAACAAATTCTAAGCAAAATTTAGGTTATTGTAGTGTCGAGATAAATGATATAAATTAA
- a CDS encoding glycosyltransferase family 9 protein — MQKESKQKILILKTGYSEFLDQETNTRKVSLGDILRTTVLLHPFKDQTVYWVTDEVGIPLLKGNPYITKILPYDFTTVLQLEAEIFDTVINLEKIPGICALVDKIDAWQKHGFRFDKSTGKSEAYERAAEVLAVCSDQTLKKENSKYAQELMYEVIGKKWNNEKYILGYNPKSEVINDVGLNILVGEKWPNKQWNLNKWNELEDMLTKEGYKVTRQDKQNKEVLNNLYSYMDWINSSKALVSNDSLGLHLAIALNKPAIGLFGPTPSSEICFYGKGKAITARDYDCIPCFKSKCTYTPHITSCMDFISPEQVFEETKKLLKC, encoded by the coding sequence ATGCAAAAAGAGAGTAAACAGAAGATTTTGATACTTAAAACAGGTTATTCAGAATTTTTAGATCAAGAAACAAATACAAGAAAAGTAAGTTTAGGAGATATATTAAGAACTACAGTTCTTTTACACCCGTTTAAAGATCAAACAGTTTATTGGGTTACAGACGAAGTAGGTATACCCCTCTTAAAAGGAAATCCTTACATAACTAAAATATTGCCTTATGATTTTACAACTGTTTTACAACTAGAAGCAGAAATTTTTGATACAGTTATTAATCTAGAAAAAATTCCTGGGATATGTGCTTTAGTAGATAAAATTGATGCTTGGCAAAAGCATGGATTTAGATTTGACAAATCTACAGGAAAATCAGAAGCTTATGAACGTGCTGCAGAAGTATTAGCAGTATGCTCAGATCAAACACTTAAAAAGGAAAATTCAAAATATGCTCAAGAGTTAATGTACGAAGTTATTGGAAAAAAATGGAACAATGAAAAATATATTTTAGGTTACAATCCTAAAAGTGAAGTCATAAATGATGTAGGATTAAATATCCTTGTTGGTGAAAAATGGCCAAATAAACAATGGAACTTAAATAAGTGGAATGAATTAGAAGATATGCTTACTAAAGAGGGATATAAAGTAACAAGACAAGATAAACAAAATAAAGAAGTTTTAAACAATTTATATTCTTATATGGATTGGATAAATTCATCAAAAGCTCTCGTAAGTAATGATAGTTTGGGTCTACATTTAGCTATTGCATTAAATAAACCTGCAATAGGTTTATTCGGACCAACACCTTCAAGTGAAATTTGTTTCTATGGTAAGGGTAAAGCAATAACTGCAAGAGATTATGATTGTATCCCTTGTTTTAAGTCTAAATGCACCTATACTCCACATATTACTTCTTGCATGGATTTCATTTCCCCAGAACAAGTTTTTGAAGAGACAAAAAAATTATTAAAATGTTAA
- a CDS encoding glycosyltransferase family 2 protein — MKSISILIPCYNEEKNLANTVNTTEKSLKGIISDYELLIFNDCSKDKTGEIADQLAKQNNKIKVFHNSTNKGLGYNYIKGIEVASKEYFMLIPGDDDIPENEIREILKYVDKAEIINPYFTNPYETRHFNRVILSKAFVHFMNIIMGLDLNYYTGPVVHKTELLKKLDIKTYSFAYQVEILVKLLKSGHSFMEVGIAQTGKGTGHSHFYTYKNISGILKSIFDMIWTIKFKERKKYNKKPVRIKS, encoded by the coding sequence ATGAAAAGTATTTCGATATTAATTCCATGTTATAATGAAGAAAAAAATCTTGCTAATACAGTAAATACTACTGAGAAATCCTTAAAGGGGATTATTTCAGATTATGAACTTCTAATCTTTAATGATTGTAGTAAAGATAAAACTGGTGAAATTGCAGATCAACTAGCTAAACAAAATAATAAGATAAAAGTTTTTCATAACTCTACTAACAAAGGTCTAGGTTATAATTATATTAAAGGTATTGAAGTTGCAAGCAAAGAATATTTTATGTTAATTCCAGGAGATGATGATATTCCTGAAAATGAAATTAGAGAAATATTAAAATATGTTGATAAAGCTGAAATTATTAATCCTTATTTTACAAACCCTTATGAAACAAGACACTTTAATAGAGTTATTCTTTCAAAAGCATTTGTACATTTTATGAATATTATTATGGGCCTTGACTTAAATTATTATACTGGCCCTGTAGTGCATAAAACTGAACTATTAAAAAAATTAGATATTAAAACCTATAGTTTTGCTTATCAAGTGGAAATTTTGGTAAAACTTCTCAAATCAGGTCATAGTTTTATGGAAGTTGGAATTGCTCAAACTGGTAAAGGAACAGGACATTCTCATTTTTACACTTATAAAAATATAAGCGGTATATTAAAAAGTATTTTTGATATGATTTGGACAATTAAATTCAAAGAAAGAAAGAAATATAATAAAAAACCTGTAAGAATAAAAAGTTAA